In one window of Campylobacter coli DNA:
- a CDS encoding c-type cytochrome, producing MGKNLSILISLFVILFLNACSNDKEFNHKNQDTTEEIVQIEQNDEKTEFSDTNLPLPVDDEANISEEYDINPSVINSLYKQKCATCHGEKGEIKTKKGIAIKNLSSEKFIQRLQNLKDEAHNFLTQEQRENLAKYIGKE from the coding sequence ATGGGTAAAAACTTAAGTATTTTAATAAGCTTATTTGTAATTTTATTTTTAAACGCTTGTAGTAATGATAAAGAATTCAATCATAAAAACCAAGATACTACTGAAGAGATAGTGCAAATTGAACAAAATGATGAAAAAACAGAATTTAGCGATACTAATTTACCCTTACCAGTTGATGATGAGGCTAATATTAGTGAAGAATACGACATAAATCCAAGTGTTATTAATTCTTTATACAAGCAAAAATGTGCCACTTGCCATGGAGAAAAAGGAGAAATTAAAACCAAAAAAGGCATAGCAATTAAAAATTTAAGCAGTGAAAAATTTATTCAAAGACTTCAAAATTTAAAAGATGAAGCTCATAATTTTTTAACCCAAGAACAAAGGGAAAATTTAGCAAAATATATCGGCAAGGAGTAA
- a CDS encoding 16S rRNA (uracil(1498)-N(3))-methyltransferase: MQFLYHKQAGEEILKLKGEEFAHLKARRIKENEILSLRNLEDDFIYDYKISNLDRNSCLLYFLNKHFKPHSQSELNLALAVIDTKILEKTLPFLNELGVANLHLVFTEFSQRNFKLDFERLEKIIISSCEQCGRSRKMQIQSYKNIQEFSKSFPDAVLVDFEGEIKEFDKTRLYFIGPEGGFSPKEKQIFKEKICLKVPNILRSQSAVVAVAAKILL, encoded by the coding sequence ATGCAATTTTTATACCACAAACAAGCAGGAGAGGAAATTTTAAAACTTAAGGGCGAAGAATTTGCCCATTTAAAAGCAAGAAGAATTAAAGAAAATGAAATTTTATCCTTAAGAAATTTAGAAGATGATTTTATTTATGATTATAAAATTTCAAATTTGGACCGTAATTCTTGTTTGCTTTATTTTTTAAATAAACATTTTAAGCCCCATTCACAAAGCGAGCTTAATTTAGCTTTGGCAGTTATCGATACAAAAATTTTAGAAAAAACACTCCCTTTTTTAAATGAACTTGGAGTTGCAAATTTACACCTTGTTTTTACTGAATTTTCTCAAAGAAATTTTAAACTTGATTTTGAAAGATTAGAAAAAATTATCATTTCATCTTGTGAACAATGCGGAAGAAGTCGAAAAATGCAAATTCAAAGCTATAAAAATATACAAGAATTTAGCAAATCTTTTCCTGATGCTGTTTTGGTTGATTTTGAAGGTGAAATAAAGGAATTTGATAAAACTCGGCTTTATTTTATAGGCCCAGAGGGTGGATTTAGCCCCAAAGAAAAACAAATATTTAAAGAAAAAATTTGCCTTAAAGTGCCTAATATTTTAAGAAGCCAAAGTGCTGTCGTTGCAGTGGCTGCAAAAATATTGCTTTAA
- the rpmE gene encoding 50S ribosomal protein L31: protein MKKEIHPEYVECKVSCACGNTFVTKSNKSELRVDICSSCHPFFTGSEKIVDAAGRVEKFKKKYAMQ from the coding sequence ATGAAAAAAGAAATTCATCCAGAATATGTAGAATGCAAAGTTAGCTGCGCTTGTGGCAATACTTTTGTTACCAAATCAAACAAAAGTGAGTTAAGAGTAGATATTTGTTCAAGCTGCCATCCTTTCTTCACAGGTAGTGAAAAAATCGTAGATGCAGCAGGTCGTGTAGAGAAATTTAAGAAAAAATACGCAATGCAATAA
- the rsmI gene encoding 16S rRNA (cytidine(1402)-2'-O)-methyltransferase translates to MLYFIPTPIGNLSDISFRALELLKTCNVFFCEDTRVSKSLLSLLSSKFEIDFGDKQFISFHTHNEKKVLENLDLEFFDQDIAFLSDAGMPGISDPGQFLIDFALKNDIQFEVLPGANAALVALVSSALCEKEFIFMGFLANKGKERQRDIQKILNHPYPSIIYESPKRILSLIEQIAILDSQREIFAIKEISKKFETKFKAKAIDLFDILKQTNLKGEWVVVLAKNDKDSISNSLCENDILELEIPLKTKSKLLAKMNGKNPKEIYQKLLLSQS, encoded by the coding sequence ATGCTTTATTTTATTCCTACGCCCATAGGAAATTTAAGCGATATTTCTTTTCGTGCTTTAGAGCTTTTAAAGACTTGCAATGTTTTTTTTTGCGAAGATACAAGGGTGAGCAAGTCTTTACTTTCTTTACTTTCATCTAAATTTGAAATCGATTTTGGCGATAAACAATTCATATCCTTTCATACTCATAATGAAAAAAAAGTTTTAGAAAATTTAGATTTGGAATTTTTTGATCAAGATATTGCTTTTTTAAGTGATGCGGGTATGCCAGGAATTAGTGATCCTGGGCAATTTTTAATTGATTTTGCTTTAAAAAATGATATCCAATTTGAAGTTTTACCTGGTGCTAATGCAGCTTTAGTGGCACTTGTAAGCTCGGCTTTATGCGAAAAAGAATTTATTTTTATGGGTTTTTTAGCCAATAAAGGCAAAGAACGCCAAAGAGATATCCAAAAGATACTCAATCATCCCTATCCTAGCATTATCTATGAATCCCCTAAACGCATCTTGTCTTTAATCGAGCAAATAGCTATTTTAGATAGTCAAAGAGAAATTTTTGCCATTAAAGAAATTTCTAAAAAATTTGAAACCAAATTTAAAGCCAAAGCTATAGATCTTTTTGATATATTAAAACAGACAAATTTAAAGGGGGAGTGGGTTGTCGTGCTAGCTAAAAACGATAAAGATAGCATTAGTAATTCTTTATGTGAAAACGATATTTTAGAGCTTGAAATACCTTTAAAAACAAAAAGCAAACTTTTGGCAAAAATGAATGGAAAAAATCCAAAAGAAATTTATCAAAAACTGCTTTTAAGTCAAAGTTAG
- the rlmB gene encoding 23S rRNA (guanosine(2251)-2'-O)-methyltransferase RlmB encodes MIVYGKQIFFYILERHKELINELYLAKECDKETFKKIANSGFKIKKLDFKTAQAYAKGGNHQGFLLDIKEYEFKDLHTLKKGEFIAILYGISDVGNIGAIVRTAYALGVDGLIFIGERLAMEGVIRTSSGAALDLEIALNNDIFTVLNELKQVGFKLFASASGGKQIHHYKVDKGKKALILGSEGLGLSAKIIKKCDECVGIEMKNNFDSLNVSVAFAILCDRMINA; translated from the coding sequence ATGATAGTTTATGGAAAACAGATATTTTTTTATATTTTAGAACGACATAAAGAGCTTATAAATGAGCTTTATTTAGCTAAAGAGTGCGACAAAGAAACTTTTAAAAAGATTGCTAATTCAGGCTTTAAGATCAAAAAACTTGATTTTAAAACAGCCCAAGCTTATGCTAAAGGTGGAAACCATCAAGGCTTTTTGCTAGATATTAAAGAGTATGAATTTAAAGATTTACACACTCTTAAAAAGGGTGAATTTATAGCTATTCTTTATGGTATTAGTGATGTTGGAAATATAGGAGCTATCGTAAGAACAGCTTATGCTTTAGGAGTGGATGGGCTTATTTTTATCGGAGAAAGACTCGCGATGGAAGGCGTTATCCGCACAAGTAGCGGAGCGGCACTAGATCTTGAAATCGCCTTAAATAATGATATTTTTACCGTTTTAAATGAGCTTAAGCAAGTAGGATTTAAACTTTTTGCAAGCGCGAGCGGAGGCAAACAAATTCATCATTATAAAGTCGATAAAGGCAAAAAAGCTTTAATTTTAGGAAGTGAAGGTTTGGGATTAAGTGCTAAAATAATAAAAAAATGCGATGAATGTGTAGGCATAGAAATGAAAAATAATTTCGATAGCCTTAATGTTAGTGTAGCTTTTGCAATACTGTGTGATAGGATGATAAATGCTTAA
- a CDS encoding LL-diaminopimelate aminotransferase, with protein MFDEIRFNTIERLPNYVFAEVNAIKMAARRAGKDIIDFSMGNPDGKTPQHIIDKLCESANKDKTSGYSTSMGIYKLRLAICNWYKRKYGVNLDPENEVVATMGSKEGFVNLARAIINPGDVAIVPAPAYPIHTQAFIIAGGNVAKMPLKYNEKFELDENKFFEDLDKTLHESIPRPKYVVVNFPHNPTTVTCEKSFYERLVATAKKERFYIISDIAYADLTYDDYKTPSILEVEGAKDVAVETYTLSKSYNMAGWRVGFTVGNKRLVAALKKIKSWFDYGMYTPIQVAATVALDGDQSCVDEIRATYDKRMHILLEAFENAGWKLHKPRASMFVWAKLPESKMHLKSLEFSKQLLQHAEVAVSPGIGFGEAGDEYVRIALIENENRIRQAARNIKKYLKEE; from the coding sequence ATGTTTGATGAAATTCGTTTCAATACCATAGAAAGGCTTCCAAATTATGTTTTTGCAGAAGTAAATGCGATCAAAATGGCAGCAAGACGTGCTGGAAAGGATATCATCGATTTTTCTATGGGAAATCCCGATGGTAAAACTCCTCAACATATCATTGATAAACTTTGTGAAAGCGCCAATAAAGACAAAACTTCAGGTTATTCTACTTCTATGGGGATTTATAAGCTTCGCCTAGCTATTTGCAATTGGTATAAAAGAAAATACGGAGTAAATTTAGATCCTGAAAATGAAGTAGTAGCGACTATGGGTTCTAAAGAGGGTTTTGTGAATTTAGCAAGAGCGATTATCAATCCAGGAGATGTTGCCATAGTACCAGCTCCAGCTTATCCTATCCATACTCAAGCTTTTATCATAGCAGGAGGAAATGTGGCTAAAATGCCTCTCAAATATAATGAAAAATTTGAACTTGATGAAAATAAATTCTTTGAAGATTTAGATAAAACCCTGCATGAAAGTATCCCGCGCCCAAAATATGTAGTGGTAAATTTTCCACACAATCCAACAACGGTAACTTGCGAAAAAAGCTTTTATGAAAGATTAGTTGCAACTGCGAAAAAAGAGCGATTTTATATCATTTCTGATATTGCTTATGCGGATTTAACCTATGATGATTATAAAACCCCTTCTATTTTAGAAGTAGAAGGTGCAAAAGATGTTGCTGTAGAAACCTACACTCTTTCAAAATCTTACAATATGGCAGGTTGGCGTGTAGGATTTACAGTAGGAAATAAGCGCTTAGTAGCTGCTCTTAAAAAGATAAAATCATGGTTTGATTATGGCATGTATACTCCTATACAAGTAGCTGCTACCGTAGCTTTAGATGGGGATCAAAGTTGTGTAGATGAAATTCGTGCTACTTACGATAAAAGAATGCATATCTTGCTAGAAGCATTTGAAAATGCGGGTTGGAAACTTCATAAACCAAGAGCTAGCATGTTTGTTTGGGCAAAACTTCCTGAAAGCAAAATGCATCTAAAAAGCTTAGAATTTTCAAAACAACTTTTACAGCACGCAGAAGTAGCAGTGAGTCCGGGGATCGGCTTTGGTGAAGCAGGAGATGAATATGTAAGAATTGCTTTAATAGAAAATGAAAACCGCATTCGTCAGGCTGCGCGCAATATTAAAAAATACTTGAAAGAAGAATAA
- a CDS encoding homoserine dehydrogenase — protein sequence MKVAILGYGVVGSAVARVLIQNKEIIRARCGQDIIPVIALAKSQKENPLIPIVTNVDEILQRDDIDVFVELMGGVETPFKIISEILKKNKPVVTANKAMLAYHRYELEELAKNTTFGYEASVAGGIPIIKALKEGLSANNILSIEGILNGTSNYILSAMNSKGLNFDDVLKKAQELGYAEADPTFDIEGQDAAHKLLILASIAYGLRAKPEDILIEGISKISAEDMYFAKEFDFTIKLLGIAKAQNSTVELRVHPTMINKDKMIAKVDGVMNAISIVSDILGESLYYGAGAGGDATASAVIADLMDIARNEPKGPMMGFENNLNFKLLNKDEIYTKYYLRLKVEDKTGVLSKITQLMSENNISIDSFLQKPKQGEIYSTLFFTTHHTFEKSIQNLLSILEKQDFIKAKPFMMRIEE from the coding sequence ATGAAAGTTGCTATTTTAGGATATGGGGTTGTAGGGAGTGCTGTTGCTCGTGTTTTAATTCAAAACAAAGAAATCATTCGTGCAAGATGTGGACAAGATATCATTCCTGTTATTGCTCTTGCCAAAAGCCAAAAAGAAAATCCCCTAATTCCTATCGTTACGAATGTAGATGAAATTTTGCAACGAGATGATATAGATGTTTTTGTGGAGTTAATGGGTGGGGTTGAAACACCTTTTAAAATCATCAGCGAAATTCTTAAAAAAAACAAACCTGTAGTTACTGCAAATAAAGCTATGCTTGCTTATCATCGCTATGAGCTTGAAGAGTTGGCTAAAAATACAACTTTTGGCTATGAAGCAAGTGTTGCAGGTGGAATTCCCATTATCAAAGCTTTAAAAGAAGGGCTTAGTGCGAACAATATCTTAAGTATCGAAGGCATACTCAATGGCACGAGCAATTATATTTTAAGCGCTATGAATAGCAAGGGTTTAAATTTTGATGATGTGCTAAAAAAAGCGCAAGAGCTTGGTTATGCAGAAGCAGATCCAACCTTTGATATAGAAGGACAAGATGCTGCACATAAACTTTTGATTTTAGCAAGTATTGCTTATGGTTTGCGTGCCAAACCTGAAGATATTTTAATCGAAGGTATCAGCAAAATTTCTGCTGAAGATATGTATTTTGCAAAAGAATTTGATTTTACTATCAAGCTTTTAGGTATAGCCAAAGCTCAAAATTCCACAGTAGAATTAAGAGTGCATCCTACTATGATCAATAAAGATAAAATGATAGCAAAAGTCGATGGAGTAATGAATGCTATCAGCATAGTCAGTGATATACTTGGTGAAAGTCTTTATTATGGAGCGGGTGCAGGAGGAGATGCTACAGCAAGTGCTGTTATTGCTGATCTTATGGATATAGCAAGAAATGAACCTAAAGGTCCTATGATGGGCTTTGAAAATAATTTAAATTTTAAACTTTTAAACAAGGATGAAATTTATACAAAATATTATTTAAGATTAAAAGTAGAAGATAAAACAGGGGTTTTATCTAAAATTACTCAACTTATGAGTGAAAATAATATTTCGATAGACAGCTTTTTGCAAAAACCAAAACAGGGTGAAATTTATAGCACTTTATTTTTTACTACTCATCATACCTTTGAAAAAAGTATTCAAAATTTACTTTCTATCTTGGAAAAACAAGATTTTATCAAGGCTAAGCCTTTTATGATGCGTATAGAAGAATAA
- a CDS encoding YraN family protein: MGFASYLSGILGEDKACDFLKKQKFEILKRNFRSKFGEIDIIARKDGILHFIEVKFTQNNYEVSERLNIKKYERILKTIEFYELKHGILNDFQIDLICISDDMIQFFENISF; the protein is encoded by the coding sequence ATGGGATTTGCATCATATCTTAGTGGAATTTTAGGCGAAGATAAGGCTTGCGATTTTTTAAAAAAGCAAAAATTTGAAATTTTAAAGCGTAATTTTCGTTCTAAATTCGGCGAGATTGATATTATTGCGAGAAAAGATGGAATTTTGCATTTTATCGAAGTTAAATTTACTCAAAACAATTATGAAGTTTCTGAGCGTTTAAATATTAAAAAATATGAAAGAATTTTAAAAACCATAGAATTTTATGAATTAAAACACGGGATTTTAAATGATTTTCAAATCGATCTTATCTGCATTAGTGATGATATGATACAATTTTTTGAAAATATCAGTTTTTAA
- the trxA gene encoding thioredoxin, protein MGKYIELTSDNFAQAKEGVALVDFWAPWCGPCRMLAPVIDELANDFDGKAKICKVNTDEQGDLAAEFGVRSIPTLIFFKNGEVVDQLVGAQSKQAISDKLNSLL, encoded by the coding sequence ATGGGAAAATATATTGAATTAACAAGTGATAATTTTGCACAAGCAAAAGAAGGTGTTGCTTTAGTTGATTTTTGGGCTCCATGGTGTGGACCTTGCAGAATGCTTGCTCCAGTAATTGATGAACTTGCAAATGATTTTGATGGTAAAGCAAAAATTTGTAAAGTAAATACAGACGAGCAAGGTGATTTGGCAGCTGAATTTGGTGTTCGCTCTATCCCTACTCTTATCTTCTTTAAAAATGGTGAAGTAGTAGATCAATTAGTTGGTGCTCAATCAAAACAAGCAATCAGCGATAAATTAAATTCTTTACTATAA
- the trxB gene encoding thioredoxin-disulfide reductase, which yields MLDVAIIGGGPAGLSAGLYTTRGGLKNVVMFEKGMPGGQITSSSEIENYPGVAQVMDGISFMAPWSEQCMRFGLKHEMVGVEQISKNEDGSFTIKLEGGKTELAKAVIVCTGSAPKRAGFKGEDEFFGKGVSTCATCDGFFYKNKEVAVLGGGDTALEEALYLANICSKVYLIHRRDEFRAAPSTVEKVKKNEKIELITSASIDEVYGDKMGVTGVKVKLKDGSIRDLNVPGIFTFVGLNVRNEILKQDDGKFLCDMEEGGQVSVNLKMQTSVPGLFAAGDLRKDAPKQVICAAGDGAVAALSAMAYIESLH from the coding sequence ATGTTAGATGTAGCAATTATAGGTGGAGGACCTGCAGGACTTAGCGCTGGACTTTACACAACTAGAGGTGGTCTTAAAAATGTAGTAATGTTTGAAAAAGGGATGCCAGGAGGGCAAATTACTTCTAGTTCTGAAATTGAAAACTATCCGGGTGTTGCACAAGTTATGGATGGAATTTCTTTTATGGCACCTTGGAGCGAACAGTGTATGCGTTTTGGCTTAAAGCATGAAATGGTAGGTGTAGAACAAATTTCAAAAAATGAAGATGGAAGTTTTACTATTAAACTAGAAGGTGGCAAAACAGAGCTTGCAAAAGCGGTGATAGTTTGTACTGGTTCTGCCCCAAAAAGAGCAGGTTTTAAAGGTGAGGATGAATTTTTTGGCAAAGGTGTGAGCACTTGTGCAACTTGCGATGGTTTTTTCTATAAAAATAAAGAAGTAGCGGTTTTAGGTGGTGGTGATACTGCTTTAGAGGAAGCATTATATCTAGCAAATATTTGTTCTAAAGTTTATCTAATTCACCGCAGAGATGAATTTAGAGCTGCACCTTCTACGGTAGAAAAAGTAAAGAAAAATGAAAAAATAGAACTTATCACTAGTGCAAGCATAGATGAAGTATATGGTGATAAAATGGGTGTTACAGGCGTAAAAGTAAAATTAAAAGATGGTAGCATTAGAGATTTAAATGTGCCAGGAATTTTTACCTTTGTGGGGCTGAATGTAAGAAATGAAATTTTAAAGCAAGATGATGGAAAATTCCTATGCGATATGGAAGAAGGTGGACAAGTAAGCGTCAATCTTAAAATGCAAACTAGCGTTCCTGGGCTTTTTGCAGCAGGTGATCTTAGAAAAGATGCTCCAAAACAAGTTATTTGTGCAGCGGGCGATGGAGCTGTAGCAGCACTTAGCGCTATGGCTTATATAGAAAGCTTGCATTAA
- a CDS encoding zinc ABC transporter substrate-binding protein, with protein sequence MKKIFLFFIFLGLFKSFLYAKTLQPSENPNLPLISVSIAPQAFFVKKIADDTLNINILSTNIHKPKSKSNSMKKLEKSELYFTIGLEFEKNLTDKLKQKFPKLEIIDMQKDIPLAKTSSSNSKEILDPFTWLDPILVQNIALNTYNALVQKYPQNKSLYKRNLDKFLTELDVLNLQISSKLQKVKNKEFITYHPAWSYFAKRYNLVQNHVEFLGKKLKNEDLKNLGTLIKDKNIKVIFVQTHFPENTAKTLEKEYNVKIYKIDYLSYDWENELLKTANAFYENL encoded by the coding sequence ATGAAAAAAATATTCCTTTTTTTTATATTTTTGGGACTTTTTAAATCCTTTCTTTATGCTAAAACTTTACAACCAAGTGAAAATCCAAATCTACCTTTAATCAGCGTAAGCATAGCCCCACAAGCTTTTTTTGTTAAAAAAATAGCGGATGATACTCTAAATATCAACATTTTATCTACAAATATACACAAGCCAAAATCCAAATCAAACTCTATGAAAAAGCTTGAAAAAAGTGAGCTTTACTTTACCATAGGCTTAGAATTTGAAAAGAATTTGACAGACAAACTAAAACAAAAATTTCCAAAACTTGAAATTATAGACATGCAAAAAGATATTCCTCTAGCTAAAACTAGCTCTAGCAACTCCAAAGAAATTTTAGATCCTTTTACTTGGCTTGATCCTATTTTAGTTCAAAACATAGCCTTAAATACCTACAATGCTCTAGTTCAAAAATACCCTCAAAACAAAAGCTTATACAAGCGTAATTTAGATAAATTTTTAACAGAGTTAGATGTCTTAAATTTACAAATCTCTTCAAAATTACAAAAAGTAAAGAATAAAGAATTTATAACATATCATCCCGCTTGGTCATACTTTGCCAAGCGTTATAATCTTGTGCAAAACCATGTAGAATTTTTAGGAAAAAAACTAAAAAATGAAGATTTAAAAAATTTGGGTACGTTGATTAAAGATAAAAATATTAAAGTTATTTTTGTACAGACTCATTTTCCTGAAAATACAGCAAAAACTTTAGAAAAAGAATATAATGTAAAAATTTATAAGATAGATTATTTATCTTATGATTGGGAAAATGAACTTTTGAAAACAGCAAACGCTTTTTATGAAAATTTATAG
- a CDS encoding metal ABC transporter ATP-binding protein, translating into MLFFEISNLNYAYNNETILKNINLSYDSKDFLSIIGPNGAGKSTLVKLILGLLKTKKTINFHGLKKNEIGYVPQHTLANPNFCPRVIEIVLMGLVNKKIFGFYSKKDKNKALEALASVGMQDFWDRKINELSGGQKQRVFIARALVDECKMLILDEPTASVDSKSAIQIFELLSSLHEKGIGILLICHDINLVLAYSDKIAYLNKELFLHTNTKEKDKSVFLKHLYENHSHFCDVEMSLNSCFCDEENCEKKKICEQEFARRNLKKSNFKKENFCLKFSKESHV; encoded by the coding sequence ATGCTTTTTTTTGAAATATCAAATCTTAATTACGCTTACAATAACGAAACGATTTTAAAAAATATCAACTTAAGCTATGATAGTAAAGATTTTCTTTCCATCATCGGCCCTAATGGTGCGGGAAAATCCACACTTGTAAAACTCATCCTAGGACTTTTAAAGACTAAAAAAACTATCAATTTTCATGGGCTTAAAAAAAATGAAATCGGCTATGTCCCTCAACACACTTTAGCAAATCCTAACTTTTGCCCAAGGGTTATAGAAATCGTTTTAATGGGACTTGTCAATAAAAAAATTTTTGGTTTTTATAGTAAAAAAGATAAAAACAAAGCCTTAGAAGCTCTAGCAAGCGTGGGTATGCAGGATTTTTGGGATAGAAAAATCAATGAATTAAGCGGAGGTCAAAAACAACGCGTTTTTATCGCTAGAGCTTTAGTCGATGAATGCAAAATGCTGATCTTAGATGAGCCTACAGCAAGCGTTGATAGCAAATCCGCAATTCAAATTTTTGAACTTTTAAGCTCTTTGCATGAAAAGGGCATAGGAATTTTACTCATTTGCCACGATATCAATCTCGTGCTTGCTTATAGTGATAAAATCGCGTATTTAAACAAAGAACTCTTTTTACATACCAATACCAAAGAAAAAGACAAAAGCGTATTTTTAAAACACCTTTATGAAAACCATTCGCATTTTTGCGATGTAGAAATGAGTTTAAATTCTTGCTTTTGCGATGAAGAAAATTGCGAAAAGAAAAAAATTTGTGAACAAGAATTTGCAAGAAGAAATTTAAAAAAATCAAATTTCAAAAAAGAAAATTTTTGTTTGAAATTTTCAAAGGAAAGCCATGTTTGA